The window GCCGCGGGTGGCCGTGGCGGTGCTCGGCGGGCTGGCGCTCGGCGTGCTGACCGTGCTGAACCTGACGGACATCGAGTTCAACCAGTACCTGGGCCGCAGCTTCAACGTGGTCCTCGACTGGGAGCTGCTGGACGACGCGCAGTCGTACCTCGCGGACACCCTCGGCGGGACCACGGCGCTGCTCGCCGCCGCCGGGGTCGTCCTCCTCGTCCTGGCGGTGCTCGCCGTGATGGCCCTCGCGGTCGTGCGCCTCGGTGACCTCCTGGCCCGCGACAAGGCCCGCTCGACGCGCGGACTGCTGTTCGCCAGCGTGGTGTGGATGACGTGCATGGCCCTGGACATCCAGATCTCCGGCGTCCCGGTGGCCTCCCAGCACACGGTCACCATGGTCAAGTACCACGACCAGGCGCTGCGCACCACGATCCGGGACGAGCGGGACTTCGCGAGGACGGCGGAGGCCGACCAGTTCGGCGGGACCCCGGCCGGCGAACTCGTACCGGACCTGCGCGGCAAGGACATGATCTTCACGTTCATCGAGAGCTACGGCCGCAGCGCGATCGAGGACCCGATACCCGCCCCGGGCGTCACCAAGACCCTCGACAGCAGCACTGAGGCCCTGGCCGAGGCGGGCTTCCACGCCAGGACCGGCTGGCTGACGTCGGCGACGTACGGCGGCGGCAGCTGGCTCGGCCACTCCACGTTCATGTCGGGCCTGTGGGTCGACAACCAGAACCGCTACCGGACGGTGACCTCCAGCGACCACCTGACCCTGACCGAGGCGTTCAAGAAGACCGGGGCCTGGGACACGGTCGGCGTCATGCCGGGCGTGCAGAAGGGCTGGCCGGAATCGAAGTGGTACGGCCTGGACAAGGTCTACAACGCCTTCCAGATGGGCTACGCGGGGCCCAAGTTCAGCTGGTCGACCATGCCCGACCAGTACGCGCTGGAGGCCTTCCAGCGTCTGGAGCACGGCAAGAAGCGCGACAAGCCGCTGACCTCGTTCGTCATCCTGACCTCCAGCCACCAGCCCTGGGCGCCGGTGCCGGAGATGGTCGACTGGGACAAGCTCGGCGACGGCTCGGTCTACAAGGACATCGAGGCGGCCGGCAACAGGCCGGCCGACGTCCTCACCAGCTCCACCCGCTCCAGCGAGGAGTACGGCAAGTCGGTCGAGTACTCCGTGACCGCCCTGACCCAGTGGCTGGAGCGCTACGGCAAGGACGACACCGTGCTCGTGGTCCTCGGCGACCACCAGCCCAACGCCCGGGTCAGCGGCGACCACGCCAGCCGTGACGTGCCCTGCTCGATCATCGCGAAGGACCCGAAGGTCCTGGACAAGATCGCCGACTGGGGCTGGACGGAGGGCCTGCGCCCCGACCACGACGCCCCGGTGTGGAAGATGAGCGACTTCCGCGACCGCTTCCTGACGGCGTACGGCTCCACGCCGCACCCGTCGACGGGCTGATCGCCGGGCCGACGGCGGGCGGGGTCCGTTCCCGGCCCGCCGTCGGCGCGGGAGCCGGAACGCCTCAGCCGCCCGAGGTGTCCAGTTCGGCGTCCTCGCCGACGCCCGCGCAGTCGTAGGGGTCCTTCAGCCAGCCGTCCGGCAGTACCACCCGGTTGTTGCCGGAGGTACGGCCGCGGGGCCCGTCGGCGCCGGCCGGCCAGGGCTGGTCGAGGTCCAGCTCGTCGAGGCCGGCGCGCAGTGCCTCCAGCGAGGAGGTGATCGCCAGCCGCTTGCGCATCTCGGAGCCGACCGCGAAGCCCTTCAGGTACCAGGCGACGTGCTTGCGGAAGTCGATCACACCGCGCGACTCGTCGCCGATCCACTCGCCGAGCAGCGTGGCGTGCCGGACCATGACGTCGGCGACCTCGCGCAGGGACGGCCGGGCCAGGTCCTGGACCCGCCCCTCGAACGCCGCCACCAGGTCGGCGAACAGCCACGGCCGGCCCAGGCAGCCGCGGCCCACGACCACACCGTCGCAGCCGGTCTCCCGCACCATCCGCAGCGCGTCCTCGGCCGACCAGATGTCGCCGTTGCCGAGCACCGGGATCTCGGGCACGTGCTCCTTCAGGCGCGCGATGGCGTCCCAGTCCGCCGTGCCGCCGTAGTGCTGGGCGGCCGTGCGACCGTGCAGCGCGATCGCCGTCACGCCCTCCTCGACCGCGATCCTTCCGGCGTCGAGGTAGGTGATGTGGTCGTCGTCGATGCCCTTGCGCATCTTCATCGTGACCGGCAGGTCGCCGGCCCCGCTGACCGCCTCGCGCAGGATCGCCCGGAGCAGGTTGCGCTTGTAGGGGAGGGCCGAGCCGCCGCCCTTGCGGGTCACCTTGGGCACCGGGCAGCCGAAGTTGAGGTCGATGTGGTCGGCGAGGTCCTCCTCCGCGATCATGCGGACGGCCTTGCCGACGGTGGCCGGGTCCACGCCGTACAGCTGGATCGAGCGCGGGCGCTCGCTCGCGTCGAACCTGATGAGCTGCATGGTCTTGTCGTTGCGCTCGACCAGCGCCCGGGTCGTGATCATCTCGCTGACGTACAGGCCCTTGCCCTGGCTGAACTCCCGGCACAGGGTGCGGAAGGGCGCGTTGGTGATACCGGCCATGGGGGCCAGCACCACGGGTGGCCGGACGGTGTGCGGGCCGATCTGGAGGGAGGACTCGGGCGTGGGCATTCCCCCATTGTCGCGTATCGGCCGCCACGTATCGGCACAGATCATGTAGCGGTCATTAGTTAACCGCACTATCGAAGTCGTACCATGGAACGCATGCTCGAGCTCAGCCATCGACGACGGCTCCTGGTTCTCGCGATCTGCTGTATGAGCCTGCTGATCGTGAGCCTGGACAACACCGTTCTGAACGTCGCCCTGCCCTCGATGCAGCGCGAGTTGCACGCGAGCACGTCCGGCCTGCAGTGGACCATCGACGCGTACACGCTGGTGCTCGCCTCGCTGCTGATGCTCGCCGGTTCCACGGCCGACCGGATCGGCCGCAGACGCGTCTTCATGGCGGGGCTGGTCGTCTTCGGCATCGGCTCGCTGCTGTGCTCCCTCGCGCCCGACCTGGAACTGCTGATCGTGTTCCGCATGCTGCAGGCGGTCGGCGGCTCGATGCTCAACCCGGTCGCCATGTCGATCATCACCAACACCTTCACCGACCCGCGCGAGCGCGCCCGCGCGATCGGGGCCTGGGGCGCCGTGGTCGGCATATCCATGGCCGCCGGCCCGCTCGTCGGCGGTCTGCTGGTGGAGTCGGTGGGCTGGCGCTCGATCTTCTGGATCAACCTGCCGGTGGCCCTGGCCGCCCTGCTGCTCACCGCGCGCTTCGTCCCCGAGTCCCGCGCACCGAAGGCCCGCAGGCCCGATCCGGTCGGCCAGATCCTGGTCATCGCCCTGTTCGGCGCGCTGACGTACGCGATCATCGAGGCCCCGGTCTCCGGCCTCGCCACGATCCTGCCCTTCGCCGTCGTCGCGCTCGCGGCCCTGCTCGGCCTCCTGTGGTACGAGCCGCGCCGTGCCGAACCCCTCGTCGACCTGCGCTTCTTCCGTTCGGCGCCGTTCAGCGGGGCCACCGTCATCGCGATCAGCGCGTTCGCGGCGCTCGGCGGCTTCCTGTTCCTGTCCACGCTCTACCTCCAGAACGTGCGGGGCCTCGACGCCCTGCACGCCGGCCTGTGGATGCTGCCGATGGCGGCACCGACCTTCCTGTGCGCGCCGCTGTCCGGGCGGCTGCTCGGCACCCGGGGGCCGCGGCTGCCCCTGCTGATCGCCGGAATGGCCATGACGGTGAGCGCGGTGCTGTTCGCCGCGTTCGAGGCGGAGACCTCCGACCTCACCCTCGTCATCGGGTACGTCCTGTTCGGCGTCGGCTTCGGCTTCGTCAACGCGCCGATCACCAACACGGCCGTCTCCGGGATGCCGCGGGCCCAGGCCGGGGTGGCCGCCGCAGTCGCCTCCACCAGCCGCCAGCTCGGGCAGACCCTCGGGGTCGCGGTGGTCGGCGCGCTGCTGGCCGCCGGGGTCGGCTCCTCGTCCTACCGGGACGCGTTCGTTCCGGCGGCCCGGTACGGATGGTGGGTGCTGGTGGTGTGCGGTGCCGCGGTGCTGGCACTGGGCGCGGTCACCAGCGGCCGGTGGGCCAGGGGGACCGCCGAGCGCACGGCCGAGCGGCTCCAGGAGCACGAGGTGCGGCAGGCGGCGGGCATCGGCGCCTGAGTGCCCGGGAATCCCGACCCGCAGAAGGAAGTCCGGCGACCGGGCCCGGGCAGCGCGGAGGGAGTCCGGCGACCGGTGTCCCGGGCCGCACAGGAAGCGATCCTGGCGGCCGGCCGAGGCCTCGCGCAACGGAGTCGGGCAGCCACGCAGAGGAGTCCGGGGCTGCTCACCGATCGCGTACGAGTGATTCCGTCCGGTGAGCGCCGGTTCCGGGCGGGATGCCGCCGGGGCACTTGGTAAGAAAGAGGTAAGCGAGATCATGGCCGCTGAGCTGCGGCTTCTCATCAAAGTGCCGCTCGGTCACAGCCCGCGTTACTCCTCCCGAGTCGCCGCGCGGGCGATCCGCGGCAAATCTGGATGAGCGCGATGAGCCCTTCGGGTCATGCGCGACGCAGGGGGGAACCATCAACGGGAGACCACCATGCATCTCACACTGCGCAGCCGCTGTGTCCGTGGAGTCGCCGTGGGCGCTCTGTCCGCCGCGCTGGTGTCGGCCGGCTCCGTCGGAGCCTTCGCAGCGCCCCGTCCGAGCCCGATGCCCACCCGGACGCACACCGCCATGCCCACCAGGGCGGCCGAGTCGATCACGGTCAGGGCCAGCCACCGCTCGGTCCGGGCCGGGGAGAGCATCACGCTCACCGGCCGCACCGCGCACCTGGCGGCCGGCACCAGGCTGACCGTCCAGCACCTGAACAACGGCAGGTGGACCACGCTGCGCGCGACCACCGTGGTCAAGAAGGGCGACACCTACACGGTGTCCACGAAGCTCGCGGTCAAGGGCAAGCAGGAACTGCGGGTGGTGCACGGCAACACGCGCTCCGCGACGGTCACCGTTGACGTGACCTGACCCGGGAGGTGACAGGGTGCTGACGGGCTCGAAGCCCGCCCAGCACCAGTTCGAGCACCGCCTCGAACTCCTCCTCGATCGCCGGCCGCTTCCACTCCTGGGCATGACCCGGGTCGTGGAAGCGGCCGGTGGCATGAAACAGGGCCCGGGCCGCGACGGCCGGGTCGGCGGCCGTGAAGACACCGGCCGTGACGCCGTCGCGGACGATCCGGGTGAGCTGGCCGGTCAGATCGTCGATGTGCTCGCCGACCGCCGCGCCGTTCTCGTCGGTGAGCACCGAGTACGTGGCGAACAGCTCGGGGTCGTCGCCCGCCTTGCGGCGCTTGGCCTCGAACAGTTCCCGCAGCCAGTCGCGCAGCCGGTCCTCCGGGTCCCGCTGTTCGGCGGCGATGCCGGCGAGGGCCTCGGACGTGCGGTCCAGCCACCGCTTGGTCACCGCCTCGCGCAGCGCGGCCTTCGTACGGAAGTGCCGGTAGACGCTGCCGTGGCTGACACCGAGCGCGCGGGCCACGTCCACCACGGTGGCCTTGGCCGGCCCGTGGCGGCGCAGCACCTCCTCGGTGGCCTCGAGGATGCGCTCGGCGGTCAGGGTCTCGGTGCTGGGTGGCATGCCCTAGACCGTACCCGGCGCCCGGGTCAGCGTTCGCTGTCCAGGTGGGCCATCTGCGCCTCGGGGTAGCGCGCGCCCACGACGGCGTCCGCCGGGACGGCCTCCTCGATGGCCGCCAGGTCGGCCTCGTCCAGCGTGACGGCCGTCGCGCCCAGTGCCTCCGTCAGCCGCTCCCGGGTGCGGGCGCCGATCAGCGGAACGATGTCCTCACCGCGAGACAGCACCCAGGCGATGGCGGTCTGCGCGACCGTGACGCCCTTGCCCTCGGCGATCTTGCGCAGGGCCTCGACGAGGTCCAGGTTGTGCTGGAGGTTCTCGCCCTGGAAGCGGGGGGAGTGGGCCCGGAAGTCGTTCGCGGCGAGCTTGCGGTCGCGGCCGAAGTGCCCGGAGATCAGACCGCGCGAGAGCACCCCGTAGGCCGTGACGGCGATGCCGAGTTCGCGGGTGGTGGGCAGGATCCGGTCCTCGATGCCGCGGGAGACGAGCGAGTACTCGATCTGGAGGTCCGAGATCGGCGCGGTGGCGGCGGCCCGGCGGATCGTGTCGGCGCCGACCTCGCTGAGGCCGATGTGCCGGACGTGTCCCTTCTCGACGAGTTCCGCGATGGCGCCGACCGTCTCCTCGATCGGCACGTCCGGGTCGACCCGGGCGATCCGGTAGACGTCGATGTGGTCGACGCCGAGACGCTGGAGGGAGTAGGCGGCGAAGTTCTTCACGGCGGCCGGCCGGCCGTCGTAGCCGGACCAGTTGCCGTCCGGGTCGCGCAGGGCGCCGAACTTCACGCTGAGCAGGGCCTGTTCGCGGCGGGCCGCGGGAGCGGTGCGCAGGGCCTCGCCGACCAGCATCTCGTTGTGGCCCATGGCGTAGAAGTCGCCGGTGTCGAGCAGGGTCAGGCCCGCTTCGAGAGCGGCGTGCACGGTGGCGATCGACTCGGTCCGGTCCGCCTCACCGTACAGCGCGGACATGCCCATGCAGCCGAGGCCGAGGGCGGAGACCTGGGGGCCGGTGGTTCCGAGGTGGCGGGTGTCCATGAGGGCTCCTTGGGAGGCTCGGAGGGCGGATTGAACGGGTACCCACGATCAGCCTGACATGACAACTGACAGATTTCAATATCTGTCAGTTGTCAATCCAAACCTCCGAGGCGGCGCGCAGCCACCGGCCGTGCGATTTGGTCCAGACCTATTGACGAAAGGTCTGGACCACGAGCACTGTCATGCCTACGACACCTCACCGCACCCCCCACCGGGAGGCTCCGCATGATCCGCCGCAGACTGCGTCTGCTCGCCGCCGCCCTCGCGGCCGCCTGCCTCACCCAGCTCTCCGTCGCCCTGGCCCCCACCGCCTCGGCCGCCCCGACCGCCGACACGTGCGCCGTGAAGTCCAGGCCCGCCGGCAAGGTGCTCCAGGGCTACTGGGAGAACTGGGACGGCTCCGCCAACGGCGTCCATCCGCCCTTCGGCTGGACGCCGATCACCGACTCGCGCATCGCCGCACACGGCTACAACGTGATCAACGCGGCCTTCCCGGTCATCCGCTCCGACGGAACGGCCCTGTGGCAGGACGGCATGGACGCGGGCGTGAAGGTGGCGACGCCGGCGGAGATGTGCGCGGCCAAGGCGTCCGGGCAGACGATCCTGCTGTCCATCGGCGGCGCGACGGCCGGTATCGACCTCAACTCGTCCACCGTGGCGGACCGGTTCGTCGCGACGATCGTGCCCATCCTGAAGAAGTACAACTTCGACGGCATCGACATCGACATCGAGACGGGCCTGACGGGCAGCGGAAACATCAACCAGCTCTCCCCGTCCCAGGCCAACCTGGTCCGGATCATCGACGGAGTGCTCGCGCAGATGCCGTCGAACTTCGGCCTGACCATGGCCCCGGAGACCGCCTACGTCACCGGCGGCAGCGTCGCCTACGGCTCGATCTGGGGCGCGTATCTGCCGATCATCAAGAAGTACGCCGACAACGGCCGCCTGTGGTGGCTGAACATGCAGTACTACAACGGCAGCATGTACGGCTGCTCCGGCGACTCCTACCAGGCGGGCACCGTGGCCGGCTTCACCGCCCAGACCGACTGCCTCGCCAAGGGCCTGGTGATCCAGGGCACGACGATCAAGGTCCCCTACGACAAGCAGGTCCCGGGCCTGCCCGCCCACCCCGGCGCCGGCGGCGGCCACATGGCGCCTTCGCTGGTCTCCGAGGCCTGGCGCCACTACGGCACGAGCCTGAAGGGCCTGATGACCTGGTCGATCAACTGGGACGGGTCGAAGAACTGGACCTTCGGTGACAACGTGAAGGCCCTGCAAGGCCGTTGAGGAACGGCGAACGCCGGACGGCCGCCGAGTGAGGTCTCGGCGGCCGTCCGGCGCTCTGAGGTGCTGCGGGGGTTACCGGGTCAGCAGCCGACGAGGCGGCCGGCCAGGTAGCCCTCGATCTGGTCGAGGGAGACACGCTCCTGCTTCATGGTGTCGCGCTCGCGGACGGTGACCGCGTTGTCCTCGAGGGTGTCGAAGTCGACCGTGACGCAGTACGGCGTGCCGATCTCGTC of the Streptomyces sp. NBC_01788 genome contains:
- a CDS encoding CDP-alcohol phosphatidyltransferase, translating into MRPWQLRKGWRGWQGAHPVAARRVSHAVTLFALLLVAAALLLPNKEAQFQVAAFTRLPVEGLLLGGVLLVLPRRPRVAVAVLGGLALGVLTVLNLTDIEFNQYLGRSFNVVLDWELLDDAQSYLADTLGGTTALLAAAGVVLLVLAVLAVMALAVVRLGDLLARDKARSTRGLLFASVVWMTCMALDIQISGVPVASQHTVTMVKYHDQALRTTIRDERDFARTAEADQFGGTPAGELVPDLRGKDMIFTFIESYGRSAIEDPIPAPGVTKTLDSSTEALAEAGFHARTGWLTSATYGGGSWLGHSTFMSGLWVDNQNRYRTVTSSDHLTLTEAFKKTGAWDTVGVMPGVQKGWPESKWYGLDKVYNAFQMGYAGPKFSWSTMPDQYALEAFQRLEHGKKRDKPLTSFVILTSSHQPWAPVPEMVDWDKLGDGSVYKDIEAAGNRPADVLTSSTRSSEEYGKSVEYSVTALTQWLERYGKDDTVLVVLGDHQPNARVSGDHASRDVPCSIIAKDPKVLDKIADWGWTEGLRPDHDAPVWKMSDFRDRFLTAYGSTPHPSTG
- the dusB gene encoding tRNA dihydrouridine synthase DusB: MPTPESSLQIGPHTVRPPVVLAPMAGITNAPFRTLCREFSQGKGLYVSEMITTRALVERNDKTMQLIRFDASERPRSIQLYGVDPATVGKAVRMIAEEDLADHIDLNFGCPVPKVTRKGGGSALPYKRNLLRAILREAVSGAGDLPVTMKMRKGIDDDHITYLDAGRIAVEEGVTAIALHGRTAAQHYGGTADWDAIARLKEHVPEIPVLGNGDIWSAEDALRMVRETGCDGVVVGRGCLGRPWLFADLVAAFEGRVQDLARPSLREVADVMVRHATLLGEWIGDESRGVIDFRKHVAWYLKGFAVGSEMRKRLAITSSLEALRAGLDELDLDQPWPAGADGPRGRTSGNNRVVLPDGWLKDPYDCAGVGEDAELDTSGG
- a CDS encoding MFS transporter; the encoded protein is MLELSHRRRLLVLAICCMSLLIVSLDNTVLNVALPSMQRELHASTSGLQWTIDAYTLVLASLLMLAGSTADRIGRRRVFMAGLVVFGIGSLLCSLAPDLELLIVFRMLQAVGGSMLNPVAMSIITNTFTDPRERARAIGAWGAVVGISMAAGPLVGGLLVESVGWRSIFWINLPVALAALLLTARFVPESRAPKARRPDPVGQILVIALFGALTYAIIEAPVSGLATILPFAVVALAALLGLLWYEPRRAEPLVDLRFFRSAPFSGATVIAISAFAALGGFLFLSTLYLQNVRGLDALHAGLWMLPMAAPTFLCAPLSGRLLGTRGPRLPLLIAGMAMTVSAVLFAAFEAETSDLTLVIGYVLFGVGFGFVNAPITNTAVSGMPRAQAGVAAAVASTSRQLGQTLGVAVVGALLAAGVGSSSYRDAFVPAARYGWWVLVVCGAAVLALGAVTSGRWARGTAERTAERLQEHEVRQAAGIGA
- a CDS encoding TetR/AcrR family transcriptional regulator gives rise to the protein MPPSTETLTAERILEATEEVLRRHGPAKATVVDVARALGVSHGSVYRHFRTKAALREAVTKRWLDRTSEALAGIAAEQRDPEDRLRDWLRELFEAKRRKAGDDPELFATYSVLTDENGAAVGEHIDDLTGQLTRIVRDGVTAGVFTAADPAVAARALFHATGRFHDPGHAQEWKRPAIEEEFEAVLELVLGGLRARQHPVTSRVRSRQR
- a CDS encoding aldo/keto reductase, whose product is MDTRHLGTTGPQVSALGLGCMGMSALYGEADRTESIATVHAALEAGLTLLDTGDFYAMGHNEMLVGEALRTAPAARREQALLSVKFGALRDPDGNWSGYDGRPAAVKNFAAYSLQRLGVDHIDVYRIARVDPDVPIEETVGAIAELVEKGHVRHIGLSEVGADTIRRAAATAPISDLQIEYSLVSRGIEDRILPTTRELGIAVTAYGVLSRGLISGHFGRDRKLAANDFRAHSPRFQGENLQHNLDLVEALRKIAEGKGVTVAQTAIAWVLSRGEDIVPLIGARTRERLTEALGATAVTLDEADLAAIEEAVPADAVVGARYPEAQMAHLDSER
- a CDS encoding chitinase, encoding MIRRRLRLLAAALAAACLTQLSVALAPTASAAPTADTCAVKSRPAGKVLQGYWENWDGSANGVHPPFGWTPITDSRIAAHGYNVINAAFPVIRSDGTALWQDGMDAGVKVATPAEMCAAKASGQTILLSIGGATAGIDLNSSTVADRFVATIVPILKKYNFDGIDIDIETGLTGSGNINQLSPSQANLVRIIDGVLAQMPSNFGLTMAPETAYVTGGSVAYGSIWGAYLPIIKKYADNGRLWWLNMQYYNGSMYGCSGDSYQAGTVAGFTAQTDCLAKGLVIQGTTIKVPYDKQVPGLPAHPGAGGGHMAPSLVSEAWRHYGTSLKGLMTWSINWDGSKNWTFGDNVKALQGR